The following proteins come from a genomic window of Gadus morhua chromosome 11, gadMor3.0, whole genome shotgun sequence:
- the rad54b gene encoding DNA repair and recombination protein RAD54B isoform X2 — translation MRRSGAPSRLTANAAKRPRFQPPGGSLPRSSAQPQGQADQRAPNTNAILTEAQRGLAGPALDAPMKLPWPGPTEDASPGMSRALAMVLHAAECKENDMEADGHPQVTPVESGAGLGGPPQLHQGSSPKAPLGKAGSSGGVPSGPPSTSGVRYFNVMWCKASKKKHKRWEGDAVLVTRGRTATLKDMEGKDIGKGSGYKVSELAALCEGETLMVGGKEVEVMGVISAEDFAKGRCFQEAHVVKEEEGRKSGPPPPRNSASKPFCSPMLGRAENTGTRVQEEQPGRPRHDPLAAGALVMPRPSTNHQWASNKAGLPVVDVVVDPHLVNNLRPHQREGLLFLYECVMGMRAPSSHGAILADEMGLGKTLQSVALAWTLLRQGPYGGKPMAKRVLVVAPGSLVQNWGAEFNKWLGRERISVYAVDQDHRIEQFVACPLHSVLVISYEMLLRSLEQVQKLEFGLIVCDEGHRLKNSSIKTSSAISGLSCRRRVILTGTPVQNDLQEFYAIIELVNPGILGSCAAYRKVFEEPILRSRQPSCTEEERVLGEERATELSRLTSMFVLRRTQEIINCYLPPRHDWTLFCGATALQTELYQQLLGHRVFRACLQGSGQTHTHLACITALKKLCNHPGLLHATVKAKADSGSVENTLYEGLAALFPEDYSSGGLSTADSGKLLVLADLLTAIRHISPSDRVVVVSNYTQTLDLLQDLCVHMGYTFCRLDGQTPTNQRQRLVDNFNSPYSNHFLFLLSSKAGGVGLNLVGASHLVLYDIDWNPANDIQAMARVWRDGQKKTVHIYRLLTAGTIEERIFQRQVSKQGLSGTVVDLGKGAEHTSFSTSELRDLFSLTDTPSLTHDLLNCNCSMDGTIQAMEEEVEQRSDRPCQLGRLGDRVGEGGVSQKHLSMSELMQWRHFSGETTTFSDPYLDHARNHITFAFQSTMSHAAQ, via the exons ATGCGCCGCAGCGGAGCCCCCAGCCGGCTCACCGCCAACGCCGCCAAACGGCCCAGGTTCCAGCCCCCGGGAGGGTCTCTCCCCAGGTCATCAGCACAGCCTCAGGGGCAGGCTGACCAACGGGCTCCAAACACCAATGCCATATTGACAGAG GCCCAGAGGGGACTGGCCGGGCCTGCACTTGATGCCCCAATGAAGCTGCCCTGGCCTGGTCCTACGGAGGATGCTTCTCCGGGCATGTCCAGGGCTCTGGCGATGGTCCTCCACGCAGCAGAGTGTAAAGAGAATGACATGGAAGCAGACGGACATCCTCAGGTTACACCTGTAGAGTCCGGAGCCG GGCTAGGCGGTCCTCCTCAACTGCATCAAGGCTCCTCTCCCAAGGCTCCACTGGGGAAGGCAGGGTCTTCAGGGGGGGTTCCATCCGGCCCCCCCAGCACGTCCGGGGTCAGGTACTTCAATGTGATGTGGTGTAAAGCCAGCAAGAAGAAGCACAAGCGCTGGGAGGGGGATGCTGTGCTTGTGACCAGAGGACGCACCGCCACACTCAAAGACATGGAGGGCAAAGACATCGGAAAAG GAAGTGGCTACAAGGTGTCTGAGCTTGCCGCTCTTTGTGAGGGGGAGACTCTGATGGTCggggggaaggaggtggaggtgatgggggtgatATCTGCTGAAGACTTTGCCAAGGGCCGCTGCTTCCAAGAAGCCCACGTGgtaaaggaagaggagggtcgCAAGTCCGGCCCGCCTCCCCCTCGCAACTCTGCCTCTAAACCGTTCTGCAGCCCCATGCTGGGCAGAGCGGAGAACACCGGCACCAGAGTGCAGGAGGAGCAGCCGGGCAGGCCCCGCCATGACCCCCTCGCTGCAG GTGCCTTGGTTATGCCGCGTCCCTCCACCAATCACCAGTGGGCCTCTAACAAGGCAGGGCTACCTGTGGTGGACGTGGTGGTGGACCCTCACCTGGTCAATAACCTTCGACCGCACCAAAGGGAAGGCCTGCTCTTCCTCTACGAGTGTGTGATGGGCATGAG GGCGCCGTCCAGCCACGGGGCCATCCTGGCAGATGAGATGGGCCTGGGGAAGACCCTGCAGAGCGTGGCGCTGGCCTGGACGCTGCTCAGACAGGGGCCGTACGGGGGGAAGCCCATGGCCAAGCGTGTTCTGGTGGTGGCCCCCGGCAGCCTGGTGCAGAACTGGGGGGCCGAGTTCAACAAGTGGCTGGGCCGAGAGAGGATCAGCGTCTACGCCGTGGACCAG gaccACAGGATAGAGCAGTTTGTGGCCTGTCCTCTCCACAGTGTCCTGGTGATCAGCTATGAGATGCTGCTGCGCTCTCTAGAGCAG GTCCAGAAGCTGGAGTTCGGCCTCATCGTGTGTGACGAGGGCCACCGGCTGAAGAACAGCAGCATCAAGACGTCCTCGGCCATCAGCGGGCTCAGCTGCAGACGCAGGGTCATCCTGACAG GTACTCCCGTCCAGAATGACCTGCAGGAGTTCTACGCCATCATAGAGTTGGTCAACCCAGGGATCCTGGGCTCCTGCGCCGCTTACAGGAAGGTGTTCGAGGAGCCCATCCTGCGCTCGCGACAGCCCTCCTGCACAGAG GAGGAGAGGGTTCTAGGGGAAGAGCGAGCCACGGAGCTGTCCCGCCTCACCAGCATGTTCGTCCTGCGGCGCACCCAGGAGATCATCAACTGCTACCTGCCGCCGCGCCACGACTGGACACTGTTCTGCGGCGCCACCGCCCTGCAGACGGAGCTGTACCAGCAGCTGCTCGGTCACCGCGTGTTCAGGGCCTGCCTGCAGGGCTCCggtcagacccacacacacctggcctgcATCACCGCCCTGAAGAAGCTCTGTAACCACCCTGGCCTGCTGCACGCCACCGTCAAG GCGAAGGCAGACAGTGGTTCCGTGGAGAACACTTTGTACGAGGGCCTGGCTGCTCTGTTCCCAGAGGACTACTCCTCAGGAGGTCTCAGTACCGCCGACTCTGGGAAGCTCCTGGTCCTGGCAGACCTGCTGACTGCCATCAGACACATCAGCCCGTCAGACAG ggTCGTGGTGGTGTCAAACTACACTCAGACGTTGGACCTTCTCCAGGACCTGTGTGTCCACATGGGCTACACCTTCTGCAGATTAGACGGACAAACACCCACCAACCAGCGGCAGCGGCTGGTGGACAACTTCAACAGCCCCTACTCCAACCACTTCCTGTTTCTGCTGAGTTCTAAGGCCGGAGGGGTGGGGCTTAATCTAGTGGGCGCGTCCCACCTGGTTCTGTATGATATTGACTGGAACCCTGCGAATGACATCCAG GCCATGGCTCGAGTCTGGAGGGACGGACAGAAGAAGACCGTACACATCTACCGACTCCTCACTGCTG GTACGATTGAGGAGCGTATCTTCCAGAGACAGGTGTCCAAACAGGGGCTCTCTGGCACCGTGGTGGACCTGGGCAAAGGGGCAGAGCATACCAGCTTCTCAACCAGTGAGCTGAGAGATCTTTTCAGCCTCACAGACACCCCCTCTCTGACGCACGACCTCCTCAACTGTAACTGTAGCATGGACGGAACAAttcagg CCATGGAAGAAGAAGTGGAGCAGCGGTCTGATAGGCCCTGCCAGCTGGGTCGTCTTGGAGACAGAGTAGGAGAAGGAGGCGTGTCACAGAAGCATCTCAGCATGTCGGAGCTGATGCAGTGGAGGCATTTCTCCGGGGAGACCACCACCTTCTCAGATCCCTACCTGGACCACGCGCGGAACCACATCACCTTCGCCTTCCAATCCACCATGTCCCACGCAGCTCAGTGA
- the rad54b gene encoding DNA repair and recombination protein RAD54B isoform X1: protein MRRSGAPSRLTANAAKRPRFQPPGGSLPRSSAQPQGQADQRAPNTNAILTEQAQRGLAGPALDAPMKLPWPGPTEDASPGMSRALAMVLHAAECKENDMEADGHPQVTPVESGAGLGGPPQLHQGSSPKAPLGKAGSSGGVPSGPPSTSGVRYFNVMWCKASKKKHKRWEGDAVLVTRGRTATLKDMEGKDIGKGSGYKVSELAALCEGETLMVGGKEVEVMGVISAEDFAKGRCFQEAHVVKEEEGRKSGPPPPRNSASKPFCSPMLGRAENTGTRVQEEQPGRPRHDPLAAGALVMPRPSTNHQWASNKAGLPVVDVVVDPHLVNNLRPHQREGLLFLYECVMGMRAPSSHGAILADEMGLGKTLQSVALAWTLLRQGPYGGKPMAKRVLVVAPGSLVQNWGAEFNKWLGRERISVYAVDQDHRIEQFVACPLHSVLVISYEMLLRSLEQVQKLEFGLIVCDEGHRLKNSSIKTSSAISGLSCRRRVILTGTPVQNDLQEFYAIIELVNPGILGSCAAYRKVFEEPILRSRQPSCTEEERVLGEERATELSRLTSMFVLRRTQEIINCYLPPRHDWTLFCGATALQTELYQQLLGHRVFRACLQGSGQTHTHLACITALKKLCNHPGLLHATVKAKADSGSVENTLYEGLAALFPEDYSSGGLSTADSGKLLVLADLLTAIRHISPSDRVVVVSNYTQTLDLLQDLCVHMGYTFCRLDGQTPTNQRQRLVDNFNSPYSNHFLFLLSSKAGGVGLNLVGASHLVLYDIDWNPANDIQAMARVWRDGQKKTVHIYRLLTAGTIEERIFQRQVSKQGLSGTVVDLGKGAEHTSFSTSELRDLFSLTDTPSLTHDLLNCNCSMDGTIQAMEEEVEQRSDRPCQLGRLGDRVGEGGVSQKHLSMSELMQWRHFSGETTTFSDPYLDHARNHITFAFQSTMSHAAQ from the exons ATGCGCCGCAGCGGAGCCCCCAGCCGGCTCACCGCCAACGCCGCCAAACGGCCCAGGTTCCAGCCCCCGGGAGGGTCTCTCCCCAGGTCATCAGCACAGCCTCAGGGGCAGGCTGACCAACGGGCTCCAAACACCAATGCCATATTGACAGAG CAGGCCCAGAGGGGACTGGCCGGGCCTGCACTTGATGCCCCAATGAAGCTGCCCTGGCCTGGTCCTACGGAGGATGCTTCTCCGGGCATGTCCAGGGCTCTGGCGATGGTCCTCCACGCAGCAGAGTGTAAAGAGAATGACATGGAAGCAGACGGACATCCTCAGGTTACACCTGTAGAGTCCGGAGCCG GGCTAGGCGGTCCTCCTCAACTGCATCAAGGCTCCTCTCCCAAGGCTCCACTGGGGAAGGCAGGGTCTTCAGGGGGGGTTCCATCCGGCCCCCCCAGCACGTCCGGGGTCAGGTACTTCAATGTGATGTGGTGTAAAGCCAGCAAGAAGAAGCACAAGCGCTGGGAGGGGGATGCTGTGCTTGTGACCAGAGGACGCACCGCCACACTCAAAGACATGGAGGGCAAAGACATCGGAAAAG GAAGTGGCTACAAGGTGTCTGAGCTTGCCGCTCTTTGTGAGGGGGAGACTCTGATGGTCggggggaaggaggtggaggtgatgggggtgatATCTGCTGAAGACTTTGCCAAGGGCCGCTGCTTCCAAGAAGCCCACGTGgtaaaggaagaggagggtcgCAAGTCCGGCCCGCCTCCCCCTCGCAACTCTGCCTCTAAACCGTTCTGCAGCCCCATGCTGGGCAGAGCGGAGAACACCGGCACCAGAGTGCAGGAGGAGCAGCCGGGCAGGCCCCGCCATGACCCCCTCGCTGCAG GTGCCTTGGTTATGCCGCGTCCCTCCACCAATCACCAGTGGGCCTCTAACAAGGCAGGGCTACCTGTGGTGGACGTGGTGGTGGACCCTCACCTGGTCAATAACCTTCGACCGCACCAAAGGGAAGGCCTGCTCTTCCTCTACGAGTGTGTGATGGGCATGAG GGCGCCGTCCAGCCACGGGGCCATCCTGGCAGATGAGATGGGCCTGGGGAAGACCCTGCAGAGCGTGGCGCTGGCCTGGACGCTGCTCAGACAGGGGCCGTACGGGGGGAAGCCCATGGCCAAGCGTGTTCTGGTGGTGGCCCCCGGCAGCCTGGTGCAGAACTGGGGGGCCGAGTTCAACAAGTGGCTGGGCCGAGAGAGGATCAGCGTCTACGCCGTGGACCAG gaccACAGGATAGAGCAGTTTGTGGCCTGTCCTCTCCACAGTGTCCTGGTGATCAGCTATGAGATGCTGCTGCGCTCTCTAGAGCAG GTCCAGAAGCTGGAGTTCGGCCTCATCGTGTGTGACGAGGGCCACCGGCTGAAGAACAGCAGCATCAAGACGTCCTCGGCCATCAGCGGGCTCAGCTGCAGACGCAGGGTCATCCTGACAG GTACTCCCGTCCAGAATGACCTGCAGGAGTTCTACGCCATCATAGAGTTGGTCAACCCAGGGATCCTGGGCTCCTGCGCCGCTTACAGGAAGGTGTTCGAGGAGCCCATCCTGCGCTCGCGACAGCCCTCCTGCACAGAG GAGGAGAGGGTTCTAGGGGAAGAGCGAGCCACGGAGCTGTCCCGCCTCACCAGCATGTTCGTCCTGCGGCGCACCCAGGAGATCATCAACTGCTACCTGCCGCCGCGCCACGACTGGACACTGTTCTGCGGCGCCACCGCCCTGCAGACGGAGCTGTACCAGCAGCTGCTCGGTCACCGCGTGTTCAGGGCCTGCCTGCAGGGCTCCggtcagacccacacacacctggcctgcATCACCGCCCTGAAGAAGCTCTGTAACCACCCTGGCCTGCTGCACGCCACCGTCAAG GCGAAGGCAGACAGTGGTTCCGTGGAGAACACTTTGTACGAGGGCCTGGCTGCTCTGTTCCCAGAGGACTACTCCTCAGGAGGTCTCAGTACCGCCGACTCTGGGAAGCTCCTGGTCCTGGCAGACCTGCTGACTGCCATCAGACACATCAGCCCGTCAGACAG ggTCGTGGTGGTGTCAAACTACACTCAGACGTTGGACCTTCTCCAGGACCTGTGTGTCCACATGGGCTACACCTTCTGCAGATTAGACGGACAAACACCCACCAACCAGCGGCAGCGGCTGGTGGACAACTTCAACAGCCCCTACTCCAACCACTTCCTGTTTCTGCTGAGTTCTAAGGCCGGAGGGGTGGGGCTTAATCTAGTGGGCGCGTCCCACCTGGTTCTGTATGATATTGACTGGAACCCTGCGAATGACATCCAG GCCATGGCTCGAGTCTGGAGGGACGGACAGAAGAAGACCGTACACATCTACCGACTCCTCACTGCTG GTACGATTGAGGAGCGTATCTTCCAGAGACAGGTGTCCAAACAGGGGCTCTCTGGCACCGTGGTGGACCTGGGCAAAGGGGCAGAGCATACCAGCTTCTCAACCAGTGAGCTGAGAGATCTTTTCAGCCTCACAGACACCCCCTCTCTGACGCACGACCTCCTCAACTGTAACTGTAGCATGGACGGAACAAttcagg CCATGGAAGAAGAAGTGGAGCAGCGGTCTGATAGGCCCTGCCAGCTGGGTCGTCTTGGAGACAGAGTAGGAGAAGGAGGCGTGTCACAGAAGCATCTCAGCATGTCGGAGCTGATGCAGTGGAGGCATTTCTCCGGGGAGACCACCACCTTCTCAGATCCCTACCTGGACCACGCGCGGAACCACATCACCTTCGCCTTCCAATCCACCATGTCCCACGCAGCTCAGTGA
- the LOC115553706 gene encoding fibrinogen silencer-binding protein: MASSSLFLSSMVGKSRSSNFTLSEKLDLLKLVRPHVRILEEHTNKHAVIVDKNKCWDTVADQYNSLGGDRPQRTAQGLRTLYKRLKESAKQELMQRRHAQPEYRGSISEPTRRVMEMIPQLFHHVPVQDKDQALRRLIYNKHNSPIEHPASSSSLPGLQDYPAALPLAHKLVQLEPEEDVKPPPELPVLPLVTGPEGVREQEQVGNVDDESLVSVQDYEPSLSPALSTSSVNIPLSGSPLVDPHHDLYPNVLYPHDHLEHERFRPHHFAKEEHELVLANHQKVAVYLEEKREGLKRKQELEEELLRAKIKVERLRAARLRHGLPLPL; encoded by the exons ATGGCATCGAGCTCCTTGTTTCTGTCTAGCATGGTGGGCAAGTCGCGCTCCTCCAACTTCACCCTTTCCGAGAAGCTCGACCTGTTGAAGCTGGTGCGCCCTCATGTGCGCATTCTGGAGGAGCACACCAACAAGCATGCCGTCATCGTAGACAAGAACAAGTGTTGGGACACCGTGGCCGACCAGTACAACTCGCTGGGAGGGGATAGACCCCAGCGCACCGCTCAGGGCCTCCGGACTCTATACAAGAGACTGAAGGAGTCGGCCAAGCAGGAGCTGATGCAGAGGAGACACGCCCAGCCCGAATACAGGGGGAGCATTTCGGAGCCAACCAGGAGGGTGATGGAGATGATTCCTCAGTTGTTTCACCACGTGCCCGTACAGGATAAAGACCAAGCGCTGCGCAG GTTAATATACAACAAACACAACTCTCCCATCGAGCACCCGGCCAGCAGCTCCTCTCTGCCCGGCCTGCAGGATTACCCAGCAGCCCTCCCGCTTGCCCACAAGCTGGTCCAGCTGGAGCCCGAGGAGGATGTGAAGCCACCTCCCGAGCTCCCCGTCCTACCCCTCGTCACGGGGCCGGAAGGGGTCAGGGAACAGGAGCAGGTAGGCAACGTTGACGACGAGTCTCTGGTCAGCGTGCAGGACTACGAGCCGTCCCTGTCCCCCGCCCTGTCCACCTCCTCGGTCAACATCCCCCTCTCCGGGTCACCACTGGTGGACCCCCACCACGACCTGTACCCCAACGTCCTGTACCCCCACGACCACCTGGAGCACGAGCGCTTCCGGCCCCACCACTTCGCCAAGGAGGAGCACGAGCTGGTGCTAGCCAACCACCAGAAGGTGGCGGTGtacctggaggagaagagggaggggctgaaGAGGaagcaggagctggaggaggagctactGAGAGCCAAGATCAAGGTGGAGCGGCTGAGGGCGGCCAGACTGAGACACGGGCTGCCTCTGCCTCTATAG